The following coding sequences lie in one Mycteria americana isolate JAX WOST 10 ecotype Jacksonville Zoo and Gardens chromosome 15, USCA_MyAme_1.0, whole genome shotgun sequence genomic window:
- the OMG gene encoding oligodendrocyte-myelin glycoprotein, whose translation MEYQILNTSTCLLVLLFFIPTGLGVCPSNCTCSGNDRNVDCSGRNLTILPHGLQDNITYLNLSFNQFVDLDHQLTRFTNLRTLDISNNWLKNVPAHLPKSLWELYAINNNIKVLQKLDTAYQWNLKVLDVSRNMVERAVLINNTLSSLKFLNLSCNKLWTVPTNMPYNIETVDLSNNFLSQILPGTLVRLQHLTSLYLHNNKFTYIPDKAFDRLFQLQVVTLYNNPWSCGDKQNIPYLLKWVQGTAASVIGAPCANQSVLWLNATSTSAAPAVIDPSLMIKGMKAADKATSPVATEPTKMTKMHKQFKAKEVSTLATLSQTVLFTSTDRPLLLYPEDLTTRKVSSQEAAATHTIHIKDSTEVNSSLTRSTGSSTTPMTLSITSGMPTNYSKMPQSTTATLRKEESTTNILNTHVPSKASICEMYLFYVVVLNAVAMFIG comes from the coding sequence atGGAATACCAGATATTGAATACATCTACCTGTCTGCTGGTCCTTCTGTTTTTCATACCCACTGGTTTGGGTGTCTGTCCTTCTAACTGTACATGCTCAGGAAATGACAGGAATGTGGACTGTTCAGGCAGAAACTTAACTATACTGCCACATGGACTTCAAGACAACATTACATATTTAAATCTGTCCTTTAACCAGTTCGTAGATCTCGATCATCAGCTAACGAGATTCACCAATTTGAGGACCCTTGATATTTCAAATAATTGGCTCAAGAATGTTCCTGCTCATCTGCCCAAGTCCTTATGGGAATTATATGCCATAAACAACAACATTAAAGTTCTTCAGAAACTTGATACAGCTTACCAGTGGAATCTTAAAGTGCTCGATGTTTCCAGGAACATGGTAGAAAGAGCTGTTCTGATCAACAACACACTGAGCAGTCTCAAGTTTCTCAATCTCAGTTGCAACAAACTTTGGACAGTTCCAACCAATATGCCCTACAACATAGAGACGGTGGATCTATCCAACAACTTCTTGTCCCAGATACTTCCAGGAACACTGGTGAGACTACAACATCTTACAAGCCTCTACCTGCACAACAACAAGTTCACGTACATTCCTGACAAAGCTTTCGACCGGCTCTTTCAGCTGCAAGTAGTAACACTATATAACAACCCGTGGTCCTGCGGCGATAAACAAAACATCCCGTATTTGCTTAAATGGGTGCAGGGAACAGCTGCCAGTGTTATAGGGGCTCCCTGTGCCAATCAATCTGTGCTTTGGCTGAATGCCACATCAACTTCAGCGGCTCCTGCAGTTATAGACCCCAGCCTCATGATTAAAGGAATGAAGGCAGCAGACAAGGCTACTTCTCCAGTGGCAACTGAACCaaccaaaatgacaaaaatgcaTAAACAATTTAAAGCTAAGGAAGTTTCTACCTTGGCGACCTTAAGCCAAACTGTGCTGTTTACGAGCACAGACCGACCCCTACTCCTCTACCCAGAAGATCTGACAACTAGGAAGGTTAGCTctcaagaagcagcagccacacACACAATCCACATCAAAGATTCAACCGAGGTGAACTCGAGCCTGACTCGTTCAACAGGATCATCCACTACTCCCATGACTTTAAGCATCACCAGTGGAATGCCAACAAACTACTCCAAAATGCCTCAGAGCACAACTGCTACCTTAAGGAAAGAGGAATCCactacaaatattttgaatactCACGTGCCCTCCAAAGCAAGTATCTGTGAGATGTATTTGTTTTATGTTGTAGTGCTTAATGCAGTGGCAATGTTTATTGGCTAA
- the EVI2B gene encoding protein EVI2B, with the protein MASNQVILFLFYGELWKSLSTAIPQNISMNKRNAYASIRSPIEVKAPLYQLQATGPSLQKSGRALTVTPPPQFPKAYAEASDGSWIAALIIGIVLVSMIMAIITIVLWNCCKRPVLVDSNWAGRSPFADGDTPDVFMDSDQATKRSSVLFMLPWKLKQDTNVQQGPTASEEPPSGTARNESGRLPPPVADPSVATTPAPSTQASPPAPPSEAASCARDSCPQPAALPDPPDLPPPPDWLREPREDHSSDLSKYQEFHSETEERLPPPPESLIQEVHEPLPQLPQPEHPL; encoded by the coding sequence ATGGCCAGCAACCAAGTAATACTGTTTCTCTTCTACGGAGAACTCTGGAAATCACTTTCTACAGCAATACCTCAAAACATTTCCATGAATAAAAGAAATGCATACGCCAGTATCAGGAGTCCAATAGAAGTCAAAGCTCCTCTATATCAATTGCAAGCAACTGGACCCAGTTTACAGAAATCTGGAAGAGCACTGACTGTTACACCCCCACCTCAGTTCCCCAAAGCGTACGCAGAAGCTAGCGATGGGAGCTGGATAGCAGCACTGATAATTGGCATCGTTTTGGTTAGCATGATAATGGCTATTATTACAATTGTGCTGTGGAATTGCTGCAAGAGGCCGGTTCTAGTTGATTCAAATTGGGCAGGTCGTTCTCCATTTGCAGACGGAGACACACCAGATGTCTTTATGGACTCTGACCAGGCTACCAAACGTTCATCAGTTTTATTTATGTTGCCTTGGAAATTGAAACAAGACACAAACGTACAGCAGGGCCCCACTGCATCAGAGGAACCGCCCAGCGGCACTGCCAGGAATGAAAGCGGCCGGCTGCCTCCACCAGTAGCGGACCCCTCTGTAGCCACTACTCCAGCTCCCAGCACACAGgcatctcctccagctcccccctCAGAAGCAGCAAGCTGTGCCCGCGACTCCTGTCCTCAGCCGGCGGCTTTACCCGACCCCCCAGACCTGCCACCTCCACCAGACTGGCTCAGGGAACCCAGGGAGGATCACAGTTCAGATCTCAGCAAGTACCAGGAATTCCACTCAGAGACAGAGGAACGACTGCCCCCGCCACCCGAGTCACTTATTCAAGAGGTTCATGAACCACTGCCCCAGCTGCCACAGCCAGAGCACCCTTTGTAG